The genomic window GTTCGACGCGCGTCTCATGCTCGAGTCCACGGCCGCCCGGCTCGCCACGCCCGCCCCCGCATCGATGCTCGAGGAGCTGCGCCGCGCGCAGGCGCACCATCGCGAGACGGGTGAGCGGGTGATCGAGGCGATGTCCGTCGGCGACACCGACGTGGCCCTGATGACGGCGTACTTCGCCGCGGATGCCGCCTTCCACCGGGTCGTGTTCGACCATTGCGGCAACCACTACCTCACGGAGATGTCGGAGACCCTCGGCGCTCAGCTGCACCGCATGCGGCAGGCGGCGCTGTACGGTGTCACCGATGTGCGCGAGGCCATCGCCGAGCACGCGGCCATCGTCGACGCGTTCGCCGGCGACGACGCCCGCGCACCGGAGCAGGCGATGCGCCGGCACATCGAGCTGGTGCGCTCGCGGTCGCTCGATGTCGAGCGCGCGGGCTGACGCCCGAGAGATCTCCGCGGAGCCGTCGGACGGGGGAAAGCCGCTCTTCCCCACCCACCCTCTTTCCTGTAGGATCGAGGAAACGCACAACGAAGTCGCGCCGACGCGTCAACGGAGCCGTCATGACAGATTCCTCCTCTCCCCGCACCCTCGACAGCCAGACCTGGCCCATCGCCGTCTGCATGCACGGGTTCTCCCCGGTGGATCGTGAGGGCACGGCGCTGCATGACGCGGCCCCGGAGGTGTGGGACCGGCTGTTCGCCGAGGTCGCCCGGCTCGGCTTCACCGCCATCGAACTCGCCGACAGCCACATCCGTCCGGCGGATCTGACGCCCTCCCGGCGTGAGGAGCTGCTCGAGATCTCCCGCTCGTACGGTGTGACGCCCATCTCGGTGCACGTCCAGCGGCAGAGCGTCATTCAGCCGGGCCGCGGCGAGGAGAACCTCGCCTACGCGCACCGCACCATCGACGCCGCCGCGGAGCTGGGGCTGCAGGTCTTCTCGACGGGGCTGCACCAGCCCTTCACCCAGGCCCAGCGCGATGCGCTGTGGTTCTGGACCGCTCCCGGCCCGGTCGACCCGGACGACGCCGACACCCGCGCCCTCGCGGTGCGGCGGCTGCGCGAGCTCGGTGAGCACGCGGCATCCGTCGGCCTGCCGATGTCGCTGGAGATGTACGAGGACACCTATCTCGGCACCGCCGACAGCGCCGTGCGCCTCATCGAGGAGATCGGCCTCGACAACGTCGGCCTCAATCCCGACATCGCGAACCTCATCCGCCTGCACCGGCCCATCGAGGACTGGCGCGAGATGCACGAGAAGACGCTGCCGTACGCCAACTACTGGCACGTGAAGAACTACACCCGCGACGAGGCCCTCGACGGCAGCTGGTTCACGTCGGTCCCCACCACGATGGAGCAGGGCCTCATCAACTACCGCGCCATGGTCTCGCTCGCGATCGAGGTCGGCTTCCGCGGCCCGTTCCTCATGGAGCAGTACGGTGGCGACAGCCTCGGGGTGTGCGCCGCCAACCGCACCTATCTGCAGTCGCTGCTGCCCCAGCCCGCAGGCGACTGACCGCTTCAGTGACGAAGGAGACCGATATGACCGAAATCTCTCGCCCCGTCTACGCCGTGATCGGCAGTGGCTACATGGGCGGCGGCATCGCCCAGGTGCTCGCGCTCTCGGGCGCCGACGTGCGCATCGCCGACGTCGAGATCGCGATCGCGCAGGGCAACCGCGACCGACTCATCGCCGAGGCGGAGCAGTTCACCGCCGACGGACTGTTCCCCGCCGATGCGGCTGCGGTGATCGCCGAGCGTGTCACGGCGGCGACGATCGAGGATGCCGTGGCCGGCGCCTCCTTCATCGAAGAGGCCGTGCCGGAGAAGATCGAGATCAAGCACGCGACACTGCGCCGCATCAGCGACGCCGCCGCACCCGACGCGATCATCGGCAGCAACACCTCGACGATCCTCATCGGAAAGCTGGCCGAGGCCGTCAGCCACCCGGAGCGCTTCCTCGGCGTGCACTTCTCCAACCCCGCCCCCTTCATCCCCGGCGTCGAGCTCATCCCGCATGCGGGCACGGATGCCGCCGTCATCCCCGTCGTCGAGCAGATCGTCGCCGCGACCGGCAAGGAGACGGCCCGCGTCAAGGACGCCACCGGTTTCGTGCTGAACCGGCTGCAGTACGCGCTGTTCCACGAGGCGACGCAGCTCGTCGAGGAGGGGGTCGCGACGCCCGAGGACATCGACACGATCGTCCGCACCACGTTCGGCTTCCGCCTGCCGTTCTTCGGCCCCTTCGCCATCGCCGACATGGCCGGGCTCGACGTCTACGCCTTCTGCTACGCATCGCTGCAGACGGAGTTCCCCGAGCGCTTCGCGACCCCGCAGATCCTCGAGGACCTCGTCGCCGCAGGCAAGTTCGGCACGAAGTCCGGCGGCGGGTTCCTCGACGTGCCCGCCGAGCGCACCCCCGAGCTCATCGCCTACCGCAACAAGGCGTACGTCGCGATGAAGAAGCTGGTCGACGAGCTCGGGCCCGCCCCGATCCACCCCGCCGCCGAGAGCCGCTGAAGGGATCCCCATGGCATCCGCATTCCCCGCTGACCGCACGGTCATCCTCACCGGCGCCGCGAGCCCCCGCGGCATCGGCCGGGCGACCGCCTACCACCTTGCCGAGCTGGGATGGAACGTCGGCATCATCGACGTCGACGGCGAGGCGGCGGCGGCCACCGCGGCCGACGTCGCCGACGAACACGGGGTCAAGGCCGTGGGTGTCGGCGCGAACCTCGCCGACCGCGAGCAGGCGATCGCCGCCGTCGACGAGCTCGAGGCAAAGCTCCCGCAGCTGGTGGCGCTCGTGAACTTCGCCGGCGTCTCGTCGCCCGTTCCCTATCTCGAGGTGACGCCTGAGGAATGGCACCGGGTGCTCGGGGTCAACCTCGAGGGCGTGCACTGGGTGACCCAGCGCGTCGCGGCATCCCTCGTCTCCTCCGGCGTCGGCCGCATCGTCGGCATCTCGTCGGTGTCGGCCCAGCGCGGCGGCGGCACCTTCTCGAAGACCCCCTACTCCGCATCGAAGGCGGGCGTCATCGGGCTCATGCGCTCCATCGCGCGCGAGTTCGGGCCGCTCGGGATCACCGCCAACGTGATCTCCCCCGGCCCCATCGACACCGACATCATGGGCGGCACGCTCACCGAGGAGCGCAAGCAGGCCATGGCCGCCGACGGTGTGCTGGCGCGCATCGGCACCCCCCGCGACATCGCCGCCGCGGTGGCGTATCTCATCAGCGAAGACGCCGGATTCGTGACGGGCCAGACCCTGAACGTCGACGGCGGCCTGTACATGCACTGAGGCATTCCATGTCACGTTCCTGGTCGAAAGGCCGCATCGCCTACCTCGTCATCGGGGTCGTCTGCGTCGCCGTCGGCGTCGCGCTCATCCTGCCCGGCCTCATCGGCTGAGCCGGACCCACCGCCGCACACCACTGCTCGAAGGAGAGTCGTCCGTGTCCACCTCAGATAGCGCCGCCGCGCGCGCTTTGCTCGACAACCCTCATCTGGACAGCGGTATCAAGAAGGCGACCTATCGCCTGATGCCGATGCTCATCATCCTGTACTTCGTCGCGTTCCTGGACCGCACGAACGTCGGGTTCGCCGAGGAGGCCCTGTCGGTCGACCGCGGCATCACCGCCGGAGCCTATGCGCTGGGCGCCGGCATCTTCTTCATCGGCTATGCGATCTTCGAGATCCCCTCGAACCTGCTGCTGGACAAGTTCGGCGCCCGGTTCTGGTTGGCCCGCATCGCCATCACCTGGGGCATCGTCGCGTCGGCGTTCGCCTTCGTGACGAACGACACGATGTTCGTCTGGCTGCGCTTCCTCCTCGGCGTCACCGAGGCGGGGCTCTTCCCCGGCGTCATCATGTTCCTGGCGCAGTGGTTCCCCAACAAGCGCCGCGTGCAGATGTTCGCGCTGTTCTACCTCGCCCAGCCGTTCTCGCAGATGATCGGCGCACCGCTGTCAGGCGGCCTCATCAGCTTCGGCGAGCAGTTCACGCCGTGGGCCGGCTGGCAGGTGATGTTCTTCGTCGAGGGCATGCTGGCCGTCGTCGCCGGCATCGCCGCGGTGTTCTTCCTCGTCGATTCGCCGCAGAAGGCGAAGTTCCTCGACGTCGAGGAGAAGGCCGCCATGAAGGCGGTCATGGAACACGAGGATGCGATCAAGCACAACGACGGTCCCCGCGGCATCGGCTCGGCGCTGATCAACTGGAAGGTCTGGTACTTCACCGTCATCTACTTCTGCCTGCAGATCGCGGTCTACGGCACCACGTTCTACCTCCCCCAGCAGGTCGCCGGACTCATCGGCCGGGACGTCGGCTGGGAGGTCGGACTCGTCACGGCGATCCCGTGGGCGGTGGGCCTGTTCGCCTGCTACTACGTCGGAAAGCACGCC from Microbacterium sp. zg-Y625 includes these protein-coding regions:
- a CDS encoding GntR family transcriptional regulator translates to MTMEQETGGLDGLTGTIERRGLRDHVYERILQLLLSGDVAPGARLSIDTIARQLHVSPTPVREAMVQLERTGLVTREALKGYRVAPPLRPSQLAELFDARLMLESTAARLATPAPASMLEELRRAQAHHRETGERVIEAMSVGDTDVALMTAYFAADAAFHRVVFDHCGNHYLTEMSETLGAQLHRMRQAALYGVTDVREAIAEHAAIVDAFAGDDARAPEQAMRRHIELVRSRSLDVERAG
- a CDS encoding sugar phosphate isomerase/epimerase family protein, coding for MTDSSSPRTLDSQTWPIAVCMHGFSPVDREGTALHDAAPEVWDRLFAEVARLGFTAIELADSHIRPADLTPSRREELLEISRSYGVTPISVHVQRQSVIQPGRGEENLAYAHRTIDAAAELGLQVFSTGLHQPFTQAQRDALWFWTAPGPVDPDDADTRALAVRRLRELGEHAASVGLPMSLEMYEDTYLGTADSAVRLIEEIGLDNVGLNPDIANLIRLHRPIEDWREMHEKTLPYANYWHVKNYTRDEALDGSWFTSVPTTMEQGLINYRAMVSLAIEVGFRGPFLMEQYGGDSLGVCAANRTYLQSLLPQPAGD
- a CDS encoding 3-hydroxyacyl-CoA dehydrogenase family protein; the encoded protein is MTEISRPVYAVIGSGYMGGGIAQVLALSGADVRIADVEIAIAQGNRDRLIAEAEQFTADGLFPADAAAVIAERVTAATIEDAVAGASFIEEAVPEKIEIKHATLRRISDAAAPDAIIGSNTSTILIGKLAEAVSHPERFLGVHFSNPAPFIPGVELIPHAGTDAAVIPVVEQIVAATGKETARVKDATGFVLNRLQYALFHEATQLVEEGVATPEDIDTIVRTTFGFRLPFFGPFAIADMAGLDVYAFCYASLQTEFPERFATPQILEDLVAAGKFGTKSGGGFLDVPAERTPELIAYRNKAYVAMKKLVDELGPAPIHPAAESR
- a CDS encoding SDR family NAD(P)-dependent oxidoreductase, which translates into the protein MASAFPADRTVILTGAASPRGIGRATAYHLAELGWNVGIIDVDGEAAAATAADVADEHGVKAVGVGANLADREQAIAAVDELEAKLPQLVALVNFAGVSSPVPYLEVTPEEWHRVLGVNLEGVHWVTQRVAASLVSSGVGRIVGISSVSAQRGGGTFSKTPYSASKAGVIGLMRSIAREFGPLGITANVISPGPIDTDIMGGTLTEERKQAMAADGVLARIGTPRDIAAAVAYLISEDAGFVTGQTLNVDGGLYMH
- a CDS encoding MFS transporter, giving the protein MSTSDSAAARALLDNPHLDSGIKKATYRLMPMLIILYFVAFLDRTNVGFAEEALSVDRGITAGAYALGAGIFFIGYAIFEIPSNLLLDKFGARFWLARIAITWGIVASAFAFVTNDTMFVWLRFLLGVTEAGLFPGVIMFLAQWFPNKRRVQMFALFYLAQPFSQMIGAPLSGGLISFGEQFTPWAGWQVMFFVEGMLAVVAGIAAVFFLVDSPQKAKFLDVEEKAAMKAVMEHEDAIKHNDGPRGIGSALINWKVWYFTVIYFCLQIAVYGTTFYLPQQVAGLIGRDVGWEVGLVTAIPWAVGLFACYYVGKHANTLRRRRTWGASFFVITGLAIFVSAWAGANGHALLGIAAITVAVASFLSTGPITWSFPTAFLVGAAAATGIGLINSLGNLGGFVAPIMRNAINEAVPTESGAWGVVSLGVFAFLAAIMMLCTRFFRSKADDLLHDEPTVLGH